A genomic window from Glycine max cultivar Williams 82 chromosome 17, Glycine_max_v4.0, whole genome shotgun sequence includes:
- the LOC100797926 gene encoding uncharacterized protein isoform X2, whose amino-acid sequence MVSERKATRFQQELVSTKEEALRMLLRLKQKFDSKVSEAELTSLNQQKKIEELEAQLQEAEEIVRDLRAELRETQAELENVTKHQMHPPVEQNTGAEIEAQEIFLQENRLDPYDGSVYTAPGLQFESVSISDNRNPVVNGSNDSSKFCGSHDHTNNCYIHNPDFASIVIRRKEPKLYRNGCTQRIHAFERSLFDGNMSVSGNLDNVQNEMVVSVHEEGKAMTVSTNAKADTISEKEKPDELKVVKADADLVKVPVQRKKIKFGKRNAIKSRLHSNQVKETNKESHLSGAKDSSLVLDNDDPSRVSSSMTCENEAQKDLMSPFADVPTDTTATNEQSGPHSNTENGEVFLKACSIWNITKDDNEPLDKSDLTRQESLSAESVEVPACKDVEASNGSLDKMDPKVSNLDEKVSNRSTGDKFKYTFCRKRKKEAVSCDDVDCSQDNTSSKKKCGEKQDGHVEPQKSCTMTESSRDSRRLAQVARQLISLSEKKWWQ is encoded by the exons ATGGTGTCGGAGCGGAAAGCCACGCGCTTTCAGCAGGAACTTGTTTCCACTAAGGAAGAGGCGCTTCGGATGCTTCTCAGACTCAAACAAAAGTTCGATTCTAAG GTCAGTGAAGCAGAGCTGACGTCATTGAATCAGCAGAAGAAGATTGAGGAGCTTGAAGCTCAGCTCCAGGAAGCTGAGGAAATAGTTAGAGATCTAAGGGCAGAGTTGAGAGAAACCCAGGCTGAGCTGGAGAATGTCACAAAACACCAAATGCATCCCCCAGTTGAACAAAACACAGGGGCTGAAATTGAAGCTCAGGAAATTTTTCTGCAAGAGAACAGACTTGATCCTTATGATGGATCTGTATATACTGCACCTGGTTTACAGTTTGAATCTGTCTCTATTTCTGACAATAGGAATCCAGTTGTAAATGGATCAAATGATAGCAGTAAGTTCTGTGGGTCACATGATCATACAAACAACTGCTACATTCATAATCCAGATTTTGCATCCATAGTCATTAGGAGGAAAGAGCCCAAGCTCTACAGAAATGGATGCACTCAGAGAATACATGCATTTGAAAGGAGCCTTTTTGATGGAAATATGTCTGTTTCAGGAAACTTAGATAATGTACAGAATGAAATGGTAGTCAGTGTACATGAAGAAGGTAAAGCAATGACTGTATCAACTAATGCCAAAGCTGATACTATTTCTGAAAAGGAGAAACCAGATGAACTTAAAGTGGTGAAAGCAGATGCTGACCTTGTCAAAGTTCCAgttcaaagaaaaaagataaaatttgggAAAAGGAACGCTATTAAATCTAGATTACATTCTAACCAGGTTAaggaaacaaataaagaatcacATCTGTCTGGTGCCAAAGATTCTTCACTTGTATTGGATAATGATGACCCCTCAAGGGTAAGTTCTTCTATGACATGTGAAAATGAAGCTCAGAAGGATCTAATGTCTCCTTTTGCTGATGTACCGACGGACACAACTGCAACGAATGAGCAATCAGGACCTCATAGCAATACTGAAAATGGGGAAGTCTTTCTTAAAGCTTGCAGTATTTGGAACATAACTAAAGATGACAACGAACCGTTGGATAAATCAGATTTAACAAGACAAGAGAGTTTGTCTGCTGAAAGTGTGGAGGTTCCGGCTTGTAAAGATGTTGAGGCATCTAATGGGTCACTGGATAAAATGGATCCAAAAGTATCCAATTTAGATGAGAAGGTTTCTAATCGATCTACAGGTGATAAGTTTAAGTACACATTCTGTAGAAAGCGTAAGAAGGAGGCTGTTAGCTGTGATGATGTAGATTGCTCTCAAGATAATACCAGTTCAAAGAAAAAGTGTGGGGAGAAGCAAGATGGTCATGTGGAGCCTCAGAAATCTTGCACAATGACTGAATCATCTAGGGACAGCCGGCGGCTAGCACAAGTTGCTCGTCAG CTCATATCTTTGTCTGAGAAGAAATGGTGGCAGTAG
- the LOC100797926 gene encoding uncharacterized protein isoform X1, with the protein MEDSEKLTALKKAYADIILNTAKEAAARIMVSERKATRFQQELVSTKEEALRMLLRLKQKFDSKVSEAELTSLNQQKKIEELEAQLQEAEEIVRDLRAELRETQAELENVTKHQMHPPVEQNTGAEIEAQEIFLQENRLDPYDGSVYTAPGLQFESVSISDNRNPVVNGSNDSSKFCGSHDHTNNCYIHNPDFASIVIRRKEPKLYRNGCTQRIHAFERSLFDGNMSVSGNLDNVQNEMVVSVHEEGKAMTVSTNAKADTISEKEKPDELKVVKADADLVKVPVQRKKIKFGKRNAIKSRLHSNQVKETNKESHLSGAKDSSLVLDNDDPSRVSSSMTCENEAQKDLMSPFADVPTDTTATNEQSGPHSNTENGEVFLKACSIWNITKDDNEPLDKSDLTRQESLSAESVEVPACKDVEASNGSLDKMDPKVSNLDEKVSNRSTGDKFKYTFCRKRKKEAVSCDDVDCSQDNTSSKKKCGEKQDGHVEPQKSCTMTESSRDSRRLAQVARQLISLSEKKWWQ; encoded by the exons ATGGAGGACTCCGAG AAATTGACGGCGTTGAAGAAGGCCTACGCCGATATCATCCTGAACACGGCGAAGGAGGCGGCGGCGCGTATCATGGTGTCGGAGCGGAAAGCCACGCGCTTTCAGCAGGAACTTGTTTCCACTAAGGAAGAGGCGCTTCGGATGCTTCTCAGACTCAAACAAAAGTTCGATTCTAAG GTCAGTGAAGCAGAGCTGACGTCATTGAATCAGCAGAAGAAGATTGAGGAGCTTGAAGCTCAGCTCCAGGAAGCTGAGGAAATAGTTAGAGATCTAAGGGCAGAGTTGAGAGAAACCCAGGCTGAGCTGGAGAATGTCACAAAACACCAAATGCATCCCCCAGTTGAACAAAACACAGGGGCTGAAATTGAAGCTCAGGAAATTTTTCTGCAAGAGAACAGACTTGATCCTTATGATGGATCTGTATATACTGCACCTGGTTTACAGTTTGAATCTGTCTCTATTTCTGACAATAGGAATCCAGTTGTAAATGGATCAAATGATAGCAGTAAGTTCTGTGGGTCACATGATCATACAAACAACTGCTACATTCATAATCCAGATTTTGCATCCATAGTCATTAGGAGGAAAGAGCCCAAGCTCTACAGAAATGGATGCACTCAGAGAATACATGCATTTGAAAGGAGCCTTTTTGATGGAAATATGTCTGTTTCAGGAAACTTAGATAATGTACAGAATGAAATGGTAGTCAGTGTACATGAAGAAGGTAAAGCAATGACTGTATCAACTAATGCCAAAGCTGATACTATTTCTGAAAAGGAGAAACCAGATGAACTTAAAGTGGTGAAAGCAGATGCTGACCTTGTCAAAGTTCCAgttcaaagaaaaaagataaaatttgggAAAAGGAACGCTATTAAATCTAGATTACATTCTAACCAGGTTAaggaaacaaataaagaatcacATCTGTCTGGTGCCAAAGATTCTTCACTTGTATTGGATAATGATGACCCCTCAAGGGTAAGTTCTTCTATGACATGTGAAAATGAAGCTCAGAAGGATCTAATGTCTCCTTTTGCTGATGTACCGACGGACACAACTGCAACGAATGAGCAATCAGGACCTCATAGCAATACTGAAAATGGGGAAGTCTTTCTTAAAGCTTGCAGTATTTGGAACATAACTAAAGATGACAACGAACCGTTGGATAAATCAGATTTAACAAGACAAGAGAGTTTGTCTGCTGAAAGTGTGGAGGTTCCGGCTTGTAAAGATGTTGAGGCATCTAATGGGTCACTGGATAAAATGGATCCAAAAGTATCCAATTTAGATGAGAAGGTTTCTAATCGATCTACAGGTGATAAGTTTAAGTACACATTCTGTAGAAAGCGTAAGAAGGAGGCTGTTAGCTGTGATGATGTAGATTGCTCTCAAGATAATACCAGTTCAAAGAAAAAGTGTGGGGAGAAGCAAGATGGTCATGTGGAGCCTCAGAAATCTTGCACAATGACTGAATCATCTAGGGACAGCCGGCGGCTAGCACAAGTTGCTCGTCAG CTCATATCTTTGTCTGAGAAGAAATGGTGGCAGTAG